The following are encoded in a window of Dysidea avara chromosome 4, odDysAvar1.4, whole genome shotgun sequence genomic DNA:
- the LOC136253731 gene encoding IgGFc-binding protein-like translates to MNESKRNNVTSWNHKALQAADDGMPSTTYPRATWRLQAEQEAVPVCEEEKTEVNSKCFCERRMMKVLLSSWVLLLLHVEVSIQEESTNRQRDFYFGFFSNRDSNQDPFIILTTSESQPVNYSIEAPAVGYYISDSVTSDNRVIIHLNNSFIASSHNDQDKGIHLMISSDRVTVIGQNLGRLSSGTFLCLPITNLCVDEYVYYGISVPIGRSGSYNSSILVVGTEDSTMMKLIVTQPVTISVSNSTVDLTTGMQYSFVINRLQTVLVGSRDDLTGTKVVTDKPVSVLSGHQCGTLPVNLSYCDHLIEQIPPTTLWSRMFYTISTGRQYTLKVLAAYNSTTVDIVCNNVKTSRMLNEGQFCNLSLQSNDYCAVYSNEDVLVVHFSHAFGGSNNDEIMTLVPCSHKSV, encoded by the exons gaatctaaaa ggaacaacgttaccagctggaatcacaaggcgttacaagctgctgatgatggcaTGCCTAGCACAACCTATCCAAGAGCgacttggagactccaggcggagcaagaagctgttcctgtatgtgaagaagagaaaacagaggTGAATTCgaagtgtttctgtgaaagaa GAATGATGAAGGTGTTGTTATCCTCATGGGTGCTGTTATTACTCCATGTTGAAGTCAGTATTCAAGAAG AAAGTACCAACAGGCAGAGGGATTTCTATTTTGGATTTTTCAGTAACCGTGATAGTAATCAAGATCCATTCATCATACTAACTACATCAGAATCACAACCAGTGAACTATTCAATTGAGGCTCCAGCAGTAGGATATTATATTAGTGATAGTGTCACAAGTGATAACAGGGTCATCATCCATCTAAACAACAGTTTCATAGCATCATCACATAATGATCAGGATAAAGGAATTCACCTGATGATCAGTAGTGATAGGGTGACTGTGATTGGTCAGAATTTAGGACGTCTTAGCAGTGGTACATTTCTTTGTTTACCCATTACAAACTTGTGTGTTGATGAATATGTGTATTATGGGATATCTGTACCAATTGGTAGAAGTGGCTCTTACAATAGTTCTATTTTAGTAGTTGGTACAGAGGATAGCACAATGATGAAGTTGATAGTCACACAACCAGTCACTATTAGTGTTAGTAACTCTACAGTTGATCTCACTACTGGTATGCAGTACTCTTTTGTGATCAACAGGCTTCAAACTGTGTTGGTTGGATCACGTGATGATTTGACTGGAACTAAAGTTGTTACAGACAAACCAGTATCTGTGTTGAGTGGTCATCAGTGTGGTACATTACCAGTTAATCTTAGTTATTGTGATCATCTCATAGAACAAATTCCACCCACCACATTATGGAGTAGAATGTTTTATACCATATCAACTGGAAGGCAATATACCCTCAAGGTATTAGCAGCTTACAACTCTACCACTGTTGATATAGTCTGTAACAATGTAAAAACGTCTAGAATGCTAAATGAAGGACAGTTTTGCAACCTCAGTTTACAATCTAATGATTACTGTGCTGTTTATTCTAATGAGGATGTGTTAGTTGTTCATTTTAGCCATGCATTTGGAGGTAGTAATAATGATGAGATAATGACACTAGTACCATGCAGCCACAAATCAGTATAG